The uncultured Carboxylicivirga sp. genomic interval TCTAACAATCTTGTTGGCAAACTGTAATGTTGCATTTTCGCCAACTTTTCAAAAGTTGTTTTACAATCCTTAAAATCTTGAGGGTTTCTTAAGATGAAATCTTTAAACATTTCATCTTCCTTTTGAAGCCAACCGTTGCGAGCAATCGATGGTCGAATATTACCATAATCGGCAATTTGACCTCGAAAGTATAATTCCTTATCTGGGTTATCTTTTTTAATACTTTCTATCTTAGTAAGAAGTTCGTTGATACTATTTATACTTTTTGTCATAATTTCGTCCATTTGCTTTTACTTCCACCCCCTTTTTAAATTTCTTCCACAAATTCACTTTTTCTTCCTCCAAACCAGGTTCATACTTGAACATTTGAAATTTTCTCATTATTTACCTAAGACTATACTTCCTATTATTCAACAGAATCAAGTTCATCGAATCGATAAGCACTACAATTATTGCTGTGCATATGGCTACCAAAACGTTTAATCTTGCATCAATTTTAAAATCAAATCATATATGATTTCTTTCATCTGTTTAATATATGGCTTCAAATCTTCACTTGGAAGTTTCCCATGGTAGATGTTATTTCTGATTTTAATAAGATCTGTAAACTCTATATCATATGTAGTACTATCAATATCTAAATAAGTCAATAAGCTATCAAATTGATCAATCAGCTGTGTTTTTTTGATGAAACTCACTTTATACTTAGCTTTATCTTCAAATTCTTCAACATCTGTTTCTTCAACAATTTCCGATATCTCTTTAAGCTTGTTTTCGATGAATTTCTTGGTTGCGGTTTTACTTATTGAAAAGTTAAACTCTTCTTTCACTGCAAGCGTATCTCCATTTACTGGATTTTCCATACAGTAGTTTCTAATCTTTTCAATAACATTATACAGAATCATAAAGCCTGAAACATCATCAATCCCTTTAACCTTTAACACACGAGGAACCAATTCAAACATTATGTTTGAGTTAGATATTGCCTTTTCATAATTAACTGATTCCACAAAATCATAAAAAGTAGCATACCTATCTTTTAATAAATAATCCTCATTGTATTTCGAGGTATGATCAGAGTACTTGAACTTTTCTATTGTACGATAATTCTCAATATTATTTACTCTTATTCTAGCAATAAAGTAATCAATTTCTTTTTCCCAATACAATGACATCAAAAGGCACAATAAGCTGCCTACTTTCACAAGTTGCTCATGTCTCAGTTGATCTGCTTCTTCATTCAAAGATAAATACGCATCTCGTATAACATTCAGTTTTTGCCTGTTTTCACTTGGCCCTAGAGAATGTTCTAATGATAAAATAAAATTTACAGGTCCGAAATTTGTTTCTCTGTTATTATTTTGTTCAATAAACCGATCCTCTGGTCTACATCTTCCTAAATCACCGTATTTAACATACTCATCTAAATGCTGATAAACATTATAAGTTAATTGAAACAAAGCATGTCCAGAGTAACGGTCATGCACTAAAACATCAACATTATCAATAGTCAGAACAACAGGCCTTCTATTATGATCCCATGGATGATCCTCGTGAATATTTAAAAGATTACTATTAGAAAAATCGAAATATTTTGGATGCTCCCAGTCTTGAGTATTATATTTTGGCTTAATAAGGCTCAAAACATCAATTCCACTTTCTCTTAATTGCTCAAACTTATCAAACAAATAATCTGGAGATTCATAATAAATAATAATAGTTAATAATTTAGGATTCCTTCTGTCATAGAATAATCTGGTATCATAGTTCTTACTTATAACATTATCTCCAAATATTTCTCTAAGAAGTCCCTTATAAGGCTCTATTTCTAATCCTACTGTTATATCATCTTGAAAATAATCATACATCATAATTGAAAACTTATAGTTATGTGAGACTATTTGAAAAAATTACCATTAATGCCTTTATGTTACCCTTCCGCCACCATATCCAATCCCTTATCTTTTAATTTATATTTTTTAGTTCCTTTCTTAGTGCTTTTACTTTCCCCTTTCATCTCCTGTATTCCCTTTGTTCTTTATGGCAAACAAAAGATCTTTAACACGATCAGGTAACACACCATCATATTCCAGCTCCTTCAAACAATTATGAAAGGTTGCCTCTCTGGGTAGTTCCATTCCATGCTCATCAAACAGCGTTTGTACAAAGGTTTCGCCATACTGTCGTAACTTAAACAATGCTGTTACAGGATCTGAAAACACGTTGTATTCAGCCGACTCAGCAAGGTTGGCCAGAAATGGAAATTCTTCAGATAGAAAGTCAAAATTGGTATTCATAATTGAGGGATTCTATTGCAATACAAAGTTTACAGGTACAGTGTAGGATATTTTTATTGGTCTGCCATAACGTTTTGCCGGTTTCCATTGCGGTAAGTTTGACACAACACGAATAGCTTCTTTTAATAATACAGGCGGAGCAGGTAAAGCAGCTTTAATATCTTCTATCTTCCCTTCTTTATTAACCACGAAACTCACATAACACCTTCCTTGCACTCCATTTTCCATTGCTGAGATTGGATAATTAACACCCGTTGCAATCTGTCTTCTTAGTTCCCTTTCACCACCTGCAAATTCCGCCATCTCATCCACAAGTTCAACCAACTCATCTTCATTGGCTCGAATAAATCTTTTGGTGCCGTCTTTATGTAAAGTAAATAAGGAATCGTTTTTCAGAACCTTAAAATAAGATTCATCCTCAGAGATCATCATTTCAGTGAAATAGTCGCCGCCTAATAATTCTCCCTTACTATTTATTAAACCGGTAAGATATTGGGCGCTTCCATATTCAATAGTATCTTTATTGGGAACCTTAACCATTGCTATACCATCTACAAAATCATTTGCTAAGGCGTATTGAGGTTCAATTATGAATTCCCCTTTGGAATTAATGAAACCATACCTATTGTTAACTGCAGCAAAAGCAATTCCGTCTACAAATAGTCCTGCATCAGTAAACGAAAAATCTATAATTTTCTGCCCTAGTGAATCGATATAACCAAACTTCAGATTCTTCTCTATTAGACCTCTGTCTTCTTTATATCCATATGAATTAATGAATGGTCCAATAAGAACTTTTTCCCCGGTTTGATTTATAAAATAGCACCCTTTACTCTTCTTCTTAAAGTAACATGTTTCCTTTTTTTGACTTAACAAAGTCAATGGTAGTAATATAAATAAAACAATCAGGGATAAGATTCTACACATGAATTCTCTTAATTTATATAATTAGGATGTTAAATATAACTATTAATTCGGTATTGACCATACCGTATGGTTAAGCCATAAAGTATGGTTGACACATATCATATTCCTAAACAATATTATATGGTTATCCCATAATGTATTCAAATTTTAAATCGCAAATAATATATATCATGAAAATCGAATTTACACTTCACCCTGAATCAAGAAAAGAGATACAGGATATTATCCGAGAAGTGATACAGGAAGAATTAGAAAAAATGACATTTCAAATCCCTACCTCACTTGAATTAAAAGATAATGATGCATTACTAACACGAAAGGAAGCCATGGAATTAATTAAATGTTCCCATTCTACCCTTTATCGTTACCAAAAGGAAGGAGTTGTCCCATATTTTAAGATTGGTTAAAAGGTTCTCTTTAAGAAAGGAGCTTTGCTTGATTCAATGAGAATTCTAAGTAACAAGTGAATACTTATGAAACATACTTCTCTTAATCCACTCTATTCAACAACAAAGCCATACTATTCTTACAAAACAGATAGTATGGCTAATATGGCAGAACCATATATTATTACACCTCCATAAACTATTTACCGGACCTTTTACTTTCATAAAGGGCTTTTGCTTTATCCAATTCTTCAAATGAATTTATAAAAGACTCACATGCTTCATTTAAAACATCTCCTATAGGCATTCGTCGATAATAACTTATTGCCTTTATAGCATCAAGGGTAGCTTCATCATACAAATAGGTGGATTTAATTTTCCGATTTGCTATTACATTTTGGTTAGTCCCCTTATCCTCACCTTGACATTCTGGTTGTTGATTAAATATATCCTCAAAGCTACTGGTAAATTTTTTCTTCGCCATTATAGTCAATTTATTAGTTGTTGAATCGTTCTAAAAATTCAGAACACAAATTACTATAATCCAGTGCACCCAAACTACCTGGCGCATATGAAAAAATATCAGATTGATTAGCCGGAGCTTCTGCTATGGAAATATTATCTCTTACTTTGGTTCTGAAAACAAGATCACTAAAATTAGTGTCCGCAAATGATGCTATATCACGTGACAAAACAGTATTCTTTTTATACATGGTTAATAAAATTCCACCTATCTCTAAATCGGCATTTAATCTTTGTTTTGTCTTTGAAATCACCGAGAGGAGATGCTTTAACCCGTGACTGGCCAGAAATTGGCTTTGTAGAGGAATCAAAGCATAATCAACTGCAATTAAAGCACTCATTGTTAAAGCAGAAAGTGAAGGCTGACAATCGATAAAAATATAGTCAAATTGACCTCTAATACCTCCAATCAATCCTCTTAGAATATTTTCTTTTCCCGGTTCATTTAAGTGCTCAAACGAGGACAATTCTATATTTGAAGGACAAATACTTAGATTGTTTGAAACCTCAATAATTGGCAATTCCGAATCATTAACGAGAGCGTGAAAAACATTAGATTGAGATTTACAGCCACATGATTGACTAAGATTTGCCTGTGGATCCAGATCAATCATTAAAGTCTTAAATCCGCGTTTTGCCAAACCAGCTGCAAGGTTAAAAACTGTACTTGTCTTTCCAACACCACCTTTATTGTTAACCACTGCATATACTTTATTTTTCATTGCTTATTCTTTTAATTTTTGTGTA includes:
- a CDS encoding DUF4145 domain-containing protein, whose protein sequence is MNTNFDFLSEEFPFLANLAESAEYNVFSDPVTALFKLRQYGETFVQTLFDEHGMELPREATFHNCLKELEYDGVLPDRVKDLLFAIKNKGNTGDERGK
- a CDS encoding helix-turn-helix domain-containing protein, which codes for MKIEFTLHPESRKEIQDIIREVIQEELEKMTFQIPTSLELKDNDALLTRKEAMELIKCSHSTLYRYQKEGVVPYFKIG
- a CDS encoding TonB family protein, with product MCRILSLIVLFILLPLTLLSQKKETCYFKKKSKGCYFINQTGEKVLIGPFINSYGYKEDRGLIEKNLKFGYIDSLGQKIIDFSFTDAGLFVDGIAFAAVNNRYGFINSKGEFIIEPQYALANDFVDGIAMVKVPNKDTIEYGSAQYLTGLINSKGELLGGDYFTEMMISEDESYFKVLKNDSLFTLHKDGTKRFIRANEDELVELVDEMAEFAGGERELRRQIATGVNYPISAMENGVQGRCYVSFVVNKEGKIEDIKAALPAPPVLLKEAIRVVSNLPQWKPAKRYGRPIKISYTVPVNFVLQ
- a CDS encoding ParA family protein, with protein sequence MKNKVYAVVNNKGGVGKTSTVFNLAAGLAKRGFKTLMIDLDPQANLSQSCGCKSQSNVFHALVNDSELPIIEVSNNLSICPSNIELSSFEHLNEPGKENILRGLIGGIRGQFDYIFIDCQPSLSALTMSALIAVDYALIPLQSQFLASHGLKHLLSVISKTKQRLNADLEIGGILLTMYKKNTVLSRDIASFADTNFSDLVFRTKVRDNISIAEAPANQSDIFSYAPGSLGALDYSNLCSEFLERFNN